AGGTCTTCCGGGTCGGGGACACCGCCCCGCTCGTCACGCTGGGGACGCTGCTCGATGACAACTGACCGTCCCGGCCAAGCGTGCGTCGGTTGGCCCGGTCCCGCGCGGTCGGGCGAGCGGGGCCTGACCCTGCTCGAACTGCTGGTCGCCCTCAGCCTGCTGGCCCTCGTCCTGGGCGGGGGGATCTACCGCTTCGTCGTCAGCGGCACCCGCTCCGCCCGGACGACCAACAGCTTCGTACAGGCCCAATCCCAGGTGCGGGCGGCCCTGGACGCCATCGTCGACGAGGCCCGCTGGGCACAGCGGGTGGTGGCAGCCGGGCCGACCAGCGTCACGCTCTTCGTCCCCCAGAGCACGCCGTTCAGCGCGGGCAGTCCCTACGCTGTCACCTTCGCTTACGACGCCGCTGCGGATGCGGTCACGCGGCAGGAGGACCCGGATGCCGGCGGGCCGCTCCCCCCGGGGCCGGCGGTGGCCGTGGCGTCGGGGATCGTCCAGCGGGACGGCAGCGACGGCCTGCGCTTCGTCTACTTCGACAACACCGGCACCAGTCTGGGGAGCGCGCCGGCCGATCCCGCCACGGTGGCACGCGTGCGCGTCATCCTCACGGCCACCTGGCGGGGGGTGAGCCGCAGCTTCACCGGTGATGCCGCCCTGCGGGCCCGGTGAGCGGGGGGCGGGAGCCAGGGGGCCAGGTCCGGTGAGAGGGGGGAGGGGCATGCGAGGCAGTGTGGAGCCGGAGCACGGCATGGCCCTCATGGGGGTCCTCGTCACCGTGCTCGTCCTCACCCTGGTGGGCGGACTGGTCCTCCACCTGGTGGGGAAGGAGGTGGCGTTGAGCGCGGTGCGCCTGTACGGCCTGCAGAGCCTGCACGTGGCCGAGGGCGGGGCGTTTGCCGCCCGCGCCGCGCTGATGGTGCTGATGGGGATCAGCCCCAGCGGGCGGGTCACCGTCGACCCCACCCTCACCGGGACGCTGCTCAGCACCTGGTACGCGGGGGGCGACCGTGCGCGGCAGAACAGCTTCGCCCTCCTCGACTACCTGGTCCTGGACGGCGCCCGCTACACCCTGGGGGCGACCAGCGCCACGGACAGCGTGACCTTCCAGGTGAACTGGGCGCTACCCGGTCCCCACCGCAAGCTCGAGGTGGCGGGCTCCCCGCCGGCCAACCCGCTGGCCGACGGGCGCTACACCGCCACGCTGACCCTGACCCGGCGCGCCGCACCCCACTCCAGCTGCGCGCCCGACTCGGCCTGCTACATCCACTGGCTGGGACCGGACGAGTACGAGTACCTCTACACCTACACGGTGACGAGCGACGGCGTGGTCCCGCCGCGGGCGCGCCGCCGCGTCGTCCTCGTCCAGGACTTCAGCGTGGTGGTGCGCCGGCAGACCTTCGCCCAGTTCGCCCTCTTCACGCACGTCCACACCACGCCGGGCGGGTCGCCCATCTGGTTCACCAGCCGGACGAGCTTCGACGGCCCGGTGCACACCAACGGCGAGTACCGCTTCGCCTTCTTCCCCAAGTTCAGCGACCGGCTCACCAGCGTCTCCACCTACGCCTGGTTCAACAACCGCGGGAGCCCTGTCCGCCAGCAGGCCAACGAGCACGTGGTGGGCGGGGTGCGCCGCGACGCCCCGGTGACCTTCGACAATACCCCTGGGGACGTCACGGACGATGGGGACAACCCCCCGGCCAACTTCACCCGCGGCGTGGCGGTCATCCCCATGCCCACAAACCCCTACAGCCAGAAGGGGGTGGCGGTGGGGCGCGACCCCGCCGACACCTCGCCGGTGACGAACCTGCAGGTCCGCCAGGCCGTCCCCGAGCTGGCCGACACCTCGGCTGCCGTGCCGAACGGGATCTACGTCCCGGTGGTGGACCAGAACGGGAACGGGCGCTCCGACCCCGGGGAGCCCCTGGCCGGCGGCATCTACGTCCAGGGGGATCTCACCAGTCTCACGCTGGCTCCCGGCGGGGCCGGGAACGACCTGGCCGTCTACACCTTCACGGCCGGCGGGCAGACCGTCACCGTCACGGTGGACCGCGCCGCGCAGACGACCACCGTGACGAACTCCGCCTGGCCGTCGCCTCAGACCCGCACCTTCGCCGGGGTCCCGCGCGGGTGGCAGGGCGGTCCCGGGAACACCCACGGGACCATCATCTACGTGGAAGGGAACATCCAGTCGCTGGCGGGCACGCTGGAGGAGCACGAGCAGACGACCATCGTGGCAGCCGGGCGCATCGACATCACCGACCACCTGCGCTACGAAGACCCCCCCGATCCGGCCAATCCGGCCGACAACCCGCTGAACGTCCTTGGGCTCTACTCGGCGGGCAGTGACATCCGCATCACGACGGCCGCCCCGGACGACCTGGTGCTGCACGGGGTCTTCATGGCCGGCAACCCGGCCGATGGGTACAACAGCTCGGTCCACGTCCAGAACTACAACGCCGGGTCGCCGCGCGGCACCGTGCGCCTGCTAGGGGGGATCATCGAGGAGTACTACGGGGCGTTCGGCACCTTCGACCCCGTGACCGGCAACCCCGTGACCGGCTACGGGCGGGACTTCCGCTTCGACCGCCGGATGCTGCGCGGGTTCGCGCCGCCCTACTTTCCCACGACCGGCCGCTTCGAGATCGGGGAGGGGAGCGAGCGGCTGGCCAACGTGCGGCCGGCCTGGCGCGAGGCCGCCCCCTGAGCTCGCCCTGGGATCGGCCGTTGACGCCCGCGGGCGCGGTGGGTAGAGTCGTCCCCGATGGCCGTCCTCACCTGCGAGGCCTGTGGCTACGAGAACCCCCCGGGCGCGCTCGTCTGCCGGAACTGCCGGCGCCGGCTGCTCGTGCGGCGGGAGACCGCCCCGGGCCCCCGGCGGGAGACGGAGGCGGAGCTGACCGCCGTCGTCGCCGCCGAGCTCACCCGCCTGGCCTGGCGGGTCGGCCTCATCCTCGCGCTGGGGGTCCTCCTGGCTCTGCCGCTCTATCGCGGGCGCCTGGAGCCCGGCCTCCTGGTCATGGCCGGAATCATGCTCCTGGCCGGGGTCCTCGGGCGGTGGCGCTTCTCGCCGGCCCGGGCCCGCCCGGCCGCCTGACCCCCGCTCGGCCCGAACCTCTCCAGGTCTGCCCGGCAACCTCCCGGCGGTCGCCCGGGACCTTGTCCGCCCACGCCCTGCCCTTCAGGCCCAGGTCTAAGGACGACCGGAGGCGGGTATGCCCCGATGGTTGACCAGACGGCGTCATGGGAGGTGGCCGCCACGGCCGCGCGCGGCCGGAGTGACCAGCGGGGATTCACCTTCGTCGAAGTCGTGGTCTCGCTCTCGCTCCTCGCGGCCGCGGCGATCTTCATCCTCCAGGCCTTCATGGCCGGCCTGGCCCACGCCGGTCGCTCCAACGAGCGGGTGGCGGCGACGACCCTGGCCATGCAGATCATGGAGCAGATTCGGGCCAGCGCGAACCCCTACGAGATGGTGAACATGGCCCCGCTCCCCCGGACCCCGCTGCCGCTCCCGGCGCCGTACGTGGGCGTGGTCAACCCGACGCCGCACACCTTCGAGGCCGCGGTGGTGGTGAACCAGAACCCGAACTTCCGGCTCATCACCGCCACGGTGGAGGTCTACCGGCCGACCGACGTCACGCCCTTCGTCACCCTGACGACGGTGCTCGACGACCAGTAGGAGGGGGGAAGGCTCATGATGTCCGGCACCGGGCCCTCGACGACCGGGAACCCCGCCACGCCCGGGGGATGGCCCCGGAGTGAGCGGGGGTTCACCCTGCTCGAGACAGTGGCCGCCATGGCGATCCTGGGGATCGCCCTGGCCGGCATCTACGGGTTCGTGACCTCCGGGCACCGGTCGGCCCGCACCACCAATGACTTCCTGCAGGTCCAGTCGCAGGTGCGCAGCGGGCTCGATTCCGTGATCGACGAGATCCGCTGGGCCCAGGCCGTCACTGCGGCCTCGGGGACGGCGGTGACGCTCTTCGTCCCCCAGAACACGCCCTTCTCCGCCTCCAGCCCCTACACGGTGACCTTCGCCTACGACGCCACCGCCCGGACGCTCACCCGCCAGGAGGACCCGGACGCCTCGGGCCCGGCGGTGCCCGGGGCCCCGGAGGTCCTGGCCTACGGGGTCGTGCGCGAGGACGGCAGCGCCGGGGTCACCTTCGAGTACTTCAACGCCGCCGGCGACGCGCTGGGCTCGACGCCGCCCGACGTGACGGCCATCAGCCGCGTGCGCATCACCATCAGCACGACGCGCAACGGGGTGATGCGCACCTTCGCCGGCGATGCCGCCCTGAGGGCGCGCTGATGCGCCCTGCCCGCCCCGCAGGGCCCCGCCGCTGCGGCCTCGGTTCGGCCGGCGCCCGGCGCGCCCTGGTCGGGGACCAGCGCGGCCTGGCCATGCTCTCCGTGCTGGCCGTCATCCTGGTCATCGCCCTGCTGAGCGCCCTGGTCCTCTACCTGAGCGGCAAAGAGGTCGGCTTGAGTGCGGCGCGCACGCTGGGTGCCCAGGCCCTGGCGCTGGCCGAGGGGGGCGGGTTCGCCGCCCGGGCGGCGCTGATGGTCCTCACCGGCGCCGACCCGCTGGGAGTCGTCCAGGTCCACCCCTCGGTGGATGTCCCTCTGCTCAACAGCTGGTACGCTGCCGGGGACCCCGCCGCCCAGAACAGTTTCCGCATCCTCGACTACCTGGTGCTGGACGGCCAGCGCTACACGCTGAACGCCACCCCCAGCACGAACAGCGTGACCTTCGTGGTGAACTGGGGGGTGCCCCAGACCTATCGGAAGCTCCAGGTGGGGGTGCCGGCCCCGGCCAACCCGCTGGGGAACGGCAGCTACACCGCTACCGTCACCCTGACGCGCCGGCTGGCCCCGCACCCCTCCTGCAGCGGCGGCGGGAGCTGCTACGTCCACCGCCTGGCCGCCGACGAGTTCGAGTTCATCTACTCCTACGCCATCACCAGCGACGGGATGGTGCCGCCGCGGGCGCGGCGGCGGGTGACGCTGGCCGGGGACTTCAGCATGCGCATCCGACGGCAGAACTTCGCCCGCTACGCCCTCTTCACCCACATCCACACCACCCCGGCGGGCCAGGACATCTGGTTCACCAGCCAGACGAGCTTCGACGGCCCGGTGCACACCAACGGTGAGTTCCGGTTCGCCTTCTTCCCCAAGTTCGGAACGCCCGACAGCGGCAGCCCGTGTGACCCGGCGCGCATCACCTCGACCACGCTCACGAGCGTGAGCACCTACGCCTGGTTCAACAACAACGGGAGCCCGCGCCGGCTCCAGGCCAACGAGAACGTCGTGGGCGGCAACCGCCGCGACGCGCCGGTCCTGCCCGACTGCACCCCGGGGAACATCGCCGACGACAACGACAACCCGGCCGCCAACTTCACCCGCGGGGTCGCCGCCATCCCCATGCCTCCCAACCCCTACAGCCAGAAGGGGGTCTCCATCGGCCGCGCCCCCACCGACACCTCGCCGGTGACAAACGCCCAGATCCGCGCCGCCGTCCCCGAGTTGGCGGACAACACGCTGCCGATCCCGCCCGGGGTCTACGTCCCCGTGACGGACGCCGACGGCGACGGCGTCTCCGACCCCGGGGAGTCGCTGGCCGGGGGGATCTACGTGCAGGGCGACCTGACCAGCCTGACGCTGGGGATCGGGGGACCGTCGAACAACCTGGCCGTCTACACCCTCCAGGCGCCCGGCCAGACCGTCACGGTGACCGTGGACCGGGACGCCAACGTCACCACAGTGACGAACACCAGCTGGCCCGCGCCCCAGACCCGCACCTTCAGCGGCGTGCCCAGGGGGTGGCAGGCAGGCGGCAGCGCCTACAACAACGCGACCATCATCTACGTGGAGGGGAACATCCTCGGACTCGGTGGGACGCTCGAGGAGAAGGAGCAGACCACCATCGTGGCCGCCGGCCGCATCGACATCACCGACCACCTGCGCTACGAGGACCCGCCCAACCCCACCGACCCCGCCGACAACCCCCTCAACGTCCTGGGGCTGTACACCGCCAACAGCGACATCCAGGTGCGGGTGACGGCCCCGCCGGACATCGAGCTGCACGGGGTGATGATGGCCGGCACCCCCGGCGACGCCTGGAACAGCTCGGTCTTCGTAGAGGACTACAACCTGGGGACGCCGCGCGGCACGGCGCACATCCTGGGCGGCTTCATCACCGAGTACTACGGGCCCTTCGGTACCTTCAACCCTCGCACCGGCCTGCAGGTCAGCGGCTATGCCCGCGACTTCCGGTACGACCGGCGCATGAGCCGCGGCCTGGCGCCGCCCTACTTCCCCACGACCAGTCTCTTCGAGGTCCTCCCCGGCGGCCAGCCGCTGGCGGGCGTGCGGCCGGTGTGGCGCGAGGCCCAGCCCTGAGATGGCCAGGGCGCGCGGGCGGCAGACGTGGGACGAGGCGGGGCTCGGGGTTCTGGAGCTCGTGGCCACCACCGTCATCGTGGCGGTGCTGCTGGGCCTGTCGCTGACCCACTGGAACGGCTACCGGGCCCAGCAGCGGCTGCGCTACGGGACGGCTCAGCTGGCCACCGACCTGCGGCAGGCCCAGGAGCGCGCGAAGATGGAACGCCGGCAGTACACCGTCACGCTCACGGCGGGGTCGCGGGCGTACCAGATCACCTCGGCGGATGGCGCCTTCGTCGAGAACGCCACCCTGCCCGACGGGGTGACCCCCACCGCCTCGACCACCGTGGTCTTCCAGCCGTTTGGGCAGCCGGCCTCGGCCTACACCCTCACCGTCCAGAACAGCACCGGCACCGGCACGGTCACCGTCACCCTGCGCGGCGGCATCACCTACGCGACCCCCTGAGGCCGGGCCGACCCTGCACGGCCTCCTGAGGCCGGGCCGACCCCGGGTGGTTCCCGGATCGGGCCGCGGAACTCCCACCCGCGCCGCCCCGTCCAAGGGGCGTCGTTGACCCTCGTTCGGGGTAGTGATTAGATGTAGGCAAACTTCCAGGAGGGCTTCCCGTGGACGTCTCCCTCAGCACGGTGCAGCAGGCCTCGGCGACGATGCGCCGGGTGCTCTACGAGATCAAGCGGGTCATCGTCGGTCAGGACCTCATGCTGGAGCGCATCCTCGTCGCCCTGCTGGCGCGCGGGCACGTGCTCATCGAGGGGGTCCCGGGGCTGGCCAAGACGCTGGCCATCAAGACGACGGCGGCGGCCATCGATTGCCAGTTCAAGCGGATCCAGTTCACCCCGGACCTGGTCCCCGCCGACCTCATCGGGACCCGGATCTACAACCAGCACACCGGCTCCTTCGAGGTGGAGCTGGGCCCGGTCTTC
The window above is part of the Armatimonadota bacterium genome. Proteins encoded here:
- a CDS encoding prepilin-type N-terminal cleavage/methylation domain-containing protein, with amino-acid sequence MTTDRPGQACVGWPGPARSGERGLTLLELLVALSLLALVLGGGIYRFVVSGTRSARTTNSFVQAQSQVRAALDAIVDEARWAQRVVAAGPTSVTLFVPQSTPFSAGSPYAVTFAYDAAADAVTRQEDPDAGGPLPPGPAVAVASGIVQRDGSDGLRFVYFDNTGTSLGSAPADPATVARVRVILTATWRGVSRSFTGDAALRAR
- a CDS encoding prepilin-type N-terminal cleavage/methylation domain-containing protein, with the protein product MMSGTGPSTTGNPATPGGWPRSERGFTLLETVAAMAILGIALAGIYGFVTSGHRSARTTNDFLQVQSQVRSGLDSVIDEIRWAQAVTAASGTAVTLFVPQNTPFSASSPYTVTFAYDATARTLTRQEDPDASGPAVPGAPEVLAYGVVREDGSAGVTFEYFNAAGDALGSTPPDVTAISRVRITISTTRNGVMRTFAGDAALRAR
- a CDS encoding DUF4900 domain-containing protein — encoded protein: MRPARPAGPRRCGLGSAGARRALVGDQRGLAMLSVLAVILVIALLSALVLYLSGKEVGLSAARTLGAQALALAEGGGFAARAALMVLTGADPLGVVQVHPSVDVPLLNSWYAAGDPAAQNSFRILDYLVLDGQRYTLNATPSTNSVTFVVNWGVPQTYRKLQVGVPAPANPLGNGSYTATVTLTRRLAPHPSCSGGGSCYVHRLAADEFEFIYSYAITSDGMVPPRARRRVTLAGDFSMRIRRQNFARYALFTHIHTTPAGQDIWFTSQTSFDGPVHTNGEFRFAFFPKFGTPDSGSPCDPARITSTTLTSVSTYAWFNNNGSPRRLQANENVVGGNRRDAPVLPDCTPGNIADDNDNPAANFTRGVAAIPMPPNPYSQKGVSIGRAPTDTSPVTNAQIRAAVPELADNTLPIPPGVYVPVTDADGDGVSDPGESLAGGIYVQGDLTSLTLGIGGPSNNLAVYTLQAPGQTVTVTVDRDANVTTVTNTSWPAPQTRTFSGVPRGWQAGGSAYNNATIIYVEGNILGLGGTLEEKEQTTIVAAGRIDITDHLRYEDPPNPTDPADNPLNVLGLYTANSDIQVRVTAPPDIELHGVMMAGTPGDAWNSSVFVEDYNLGTPRGTAHILGGFITEYYGPFGTFNPRTGLQVSGYARDFRYDRRMSRGLAPPYFPTTSLFEVLPGGQPLAGVRPVWREAQP
- a CDS encoding DUF4900 domain-containing protein translates to MRGSVEPEHGMALMGVLVTVLVLTLVGGLVLHLVGKEVALSAVRLYGLQSLHVAEGGAFAARAALMVLMGISPSGRVTVDPTLTGTLLSTWYAGGDRARQNSFALLDYLVLDGARYTLGATSATDSVTFQVNWALPGPHRKLEVAGSPPANPLADGRYTATLTLTRRAAPHSSCAPDSACYIHWLGPDEYEYLYTYTVTSDGVVPPRARRRVVLVQDFSVVVRRQTFAQFALFTHVHTTPGGSPIWFTSRTSFDGPVHTNGEYRFAFFPKFSDRLTSVSTYAWFNNRGSPVRQQANEHVVGGVRRDAPVTFDNTPGDVTDDGDNPPANFTRGVAVIPMPTNPYSQKGVAVGRDPADTSPVTNLQVRQAVPELADTSAAVPNGIYVPVVDQNGNGRSDPGEPLAGGIYVQGDLTSLTLAPGGAGNDLAVYTFTAGGQTVTVTVDRAAQTTTVTNSAWPSPQTRTFAGVPRGWQGGPGNTHGTIIYVEGNIQSLAGTLEEHEQTTIVAAGRIDITDHLRYEDPPDPANPADNPLNVLGLYSAGSDIRITTAAPDDLVLHGVFMAGNPADGYNSSVHVQNYNAGSPRGTVRLLGGIIEEYYGAFGTFDPVTGNPVTGYGRDFRFDRRMLRGFAPPYFPTTGRFEIGEGSERLANVRPAWREAAP
- a CDS encoding GspH/FimT family pseudopilin yields the protein MARARGRQTWDEAGLGVLELVATTVIVAVLLGLSLTHWNGYRAQQRLRYGTAQLATDLRQAQERAKMERRQYTVTLTAGSRAYQITSADGAFVENATLPDGVTPTASTTVVFQPFGQPASAYTLTVQNSTGTGTVTVTLRGGITYATP
- a CDS encoding prepilin-type N-terminal cleavage/methylation domain-containing protein, whose translation is MVDQTASWEVAATAARGRSDQRGFTFVEVVVSLSLLAAAAIFILQAFMAGLAHAGRSNERVAATTLAMQIMEQIRASANPYEMVNMAPLPRTPLPLPAPYVGVVNPTPHTFEAAVVVNQNPNFRLITATVEVYRPTDVTPFVTLTTVLDDQ